One genomic region from Sphingobacterium multivorum encodes:
- a CDS encoding TonB-dependent receptor, with protein sequence MKLSPILIIGLLLQAGITSAQQPASPKQKNQFVTETVKGTVIDKNTRLPIVGATIVISSSDGTKSVSTDTQGIFRLQQVPVGRQQLQVRMAGYKPEEFTELLITSGRENMVNVEMETQTNALAEAIVYANAGKQPLNQMAMTSGRSFSPEETNRYAGAFFDPARMAQSFPGVAAGGDDNEIIVRGNSPKSLQWRLEGIEIVNPNHFGAEGAAGGGISMLNTMVLGKSDFYTGGLAAEYSNATAGVFDLRFRKGNTDKREYTFNVGVLGVGATLEGPFKKGSDASYLISYRYSSLSLLEKVGVKVSDTGVPKYQDLSFNFVFPTKKAGTFSLFGIGGLGKLQQTAERNYEKWEERTDAQDLDVKFNAGSAGLKHQYIANDRLYFTNIVSMSLSRNSNRTDTLTRDYISSLYHKDKFTNTALRYAGTLNYRADSKNTIRAGLNASLLRYDLYALSYDTELASLRERIKENGNTSTYDAFAQLKTVLNEKLTLNTGVHTNYFALSKSWSIEPRLGLNWHVAADQTISFGTGLYNRLEPLAYYFAKSSDQTSPEPNKALSPTKSAQAVIGYEKNLSRTLRFKTEIYYQHLYDVPVSTDSDINFSLLNVSDIAAIGTSSYRQLINKGTGKNYGIELTLEKSLSKGYYFMATTSLFDSKFKALNGKEYNTTFNTRYVGNLLMGKEWTVGKNKNNLFGLNAKLIYAGGRKYSPVLEEESLRLDEEIIDQDRINTLTADPYVRVDFSSSYRVNRKKVSHLFILDIQNLLNRENTVGMHYNFSKRIIEPQKWTGIIPTINYRIEF encoded by the coding sequence ATGAAACTATCGCCAATCTTAATCATTGGATTATTGCTTCAAGCAGGGATTACATCAGCCCAGCAACCAGCATCGCCTAAGCAAAAAAATCAGTTTGTGACCGAAACCGTCAAAGGAACCGTGATAGATAAAAATACCAGATTACCGATTGTAGGTGCCACAATTGTTATTTCATCCAGCGATGGGACAAAGTCTGTAAGTACTGATACACAGGGCATATTTCGGCTGCAGCAAGTTCCGGTTGGGCGTCAACAGCTTCAAGTTCGCATGGCCGGATACAAACCAGAAGAATTTACGGAATTACTCATCACCAGTGGCCGGGAGAATATGGTTAATGTGGAAATGGAGACACAAACTAATGCATTAGCTGAGGCTATCGTCTACGCCAATGCAGGGAAACAACCGCTCAATCAGATGGCAATGACGAGTGGACGTTCCTTTTCTCCTGAGGAAACAAATCGTTATGCAGGCGCTTTTTTTGATCCCGCCCGTATGGCACAGAGTTTTCCAGGTGTCGCTGCCGGCGGCGATGACAATGAAATTATTGTTCGCGGAAATTCCCCAAAAAGCTTGCAATGGCGGCTTGAAGGTATCGAAATTGTAAATCCCAATCATTTTGGAGCCGAAGGCGCTGCGGGCGGCGGAATCAGTATGCTCAATACCATGGTATTGGGAAAGTCTGATTTCTATACCGGTGGACTTGCAGCGGAATACAGCAATGCAACGGCTGGTGTTTTTGACCTGAGGTTTCGTAAAGGAAATACCGACAAACGCGAATACACGTTCAACGTCGGAGTCCTGGGCGTAGGAGCAACGTTAGAAGGGCCTTTCAAAAAAGGAAGTGACGCCTCCTATTTGATTAGTTATCGCTATTCTTCCTTGAGCCTCCTGGAAAAAGTAGGTGTAAAAGTTTCAGACACAGGCGTCCCAAAATACCAGGATCTTTCTTTTAATTTTGTATTTCCCACAAAAAAGGCTGGAACTTTTTCCTTATTCGGCATAGGCGGCTTAGGAAAACTCCAACAAACTGCTGAACGTAATTACGAAAAATGGGAGGAACGGACAGATGCCCAGGATCTGGATGTAAAATTTAATGCCGGAAGTGCCGGACTAAAACATCAGTACATTGCGAACGACAGATTATATTTCACAAACATTGTTTCCATGTCCCTTAGCCGTAATTCCAACCGAACCGATACATTAACACGGGACTATATTTCCAGCCTCTATCACAAGGACAAATTTACGAATACGGCTCTTCGCTATGCAGGTACGTTAAACTATCGCGCCGACAGTAAAAATACGATTAGAGCGGGCTTAAATGCAAGCCTATTACGTTATGATTTGTATGCACTAAGCTATGACACCGAATTAGCCAGCCTACGGGAACGGATTAAAGAGAATGGGAATACAAGTACTTATGATGCTTTTGCACAGTTAAAAACAGTTTTAAACGAAAAATTGACGCTAAACACCGGCGTACATACAAATTACTTTGCGCTGAGCAAAAGCTGGTCTATCGAGCCAAGGCTTGGTCTCAATTGGCATGTTGCTGCAGACCAAACCATCTCCTTCGGAACCGGCTTATATAACCGACTGGAACCCTTGGCTTATTATTTTGCCAAGAGTAGCGATCAAACAAGCCCTGAACCAAACAAGGCTCTCTCGCCAACCAAATCCGCCCAGGCTGTTATTGGCTATGAAAAGAACCTCAGCAGAACACTCCGATTTAAGACAGAAATATATTATCAACATCTTTATGATGTCCCAGTATCGACCGATTCCGACATCAACTTCTCCTTACTCAATGTATCGGATATTGCAGCCATTGGTACTTCAAGCTACCGCCAGCTTATCAATAAAGGAACCGGTAAAAACTACGGCATTGAACTCACGCTTGAAAAGTCTTTGAGCAAGGGTTATTACTTTATGGCAACGACCTCCCTTTTTGACTCGAAGTTTAAGGCGCTTAATGGTAAAGAGTACAATACTACATTCAACACACGTTATGTAGGAAATTTGCTGATGGGGAAAGAATGGACCGTGGGAAAGAATAAAAATAATCTGTTCGGTCTGAATGCCAAATTAATTTATGCCGGCGGAAGAAAATATTCCCCTGTTCTGGAAGAAGAATCGCTTCGTCTGGATGAAGAAATTATTGACCAAGATCGCATCAATACACTGACTGCCGATCCCTATGTACGTGTTGATTTCTCATCGAGCTATCGGGTTAACCGCAAAAAAGTAAGCCATCTGTTTATTTTGGATATTCAGAATCTACTCAATAGAGAGAACACGGTAGGTATGCATTATAATTTCAGCAAACGCATCATTGAACCCCAAAAATGGACTGGTATTATTCCAACCATTAACTACCGGATTGAATTCTAA
- a CDS encoding RNA polymerase sigma factor gives MKTTEANVDNHHVLRFKEGDPTAFAYFFERYWEDLYTVAFRHLREEDQAKDLVQEVFIHIWEKRSLVSTEYSDIKFYFHKALKNKILNYYASERVRKQVLENSMERMEAFSNLDSQAFARYKALETIVDDSIDKLPKLMKAVYLMRSDNYSITQIAKELNLAEQTVKNYLSEAKKIMRYELTRRFADHDSIFLLLAGSALLYGYLI, from the coding sequence GTGAAAACTACCGAAGCCAATGTAGATAACCACCATGTGTTGCGTTTTAAAGAAGGTGACCCCACCGCTTTTGCCTATTTCTTTGAGCGGTATTGGGAGGATCTATACACTGTCGCTTTTCGTCACCTTCGGGAAGAGGATCAGGCAAAGGATCTTGTGCAGGAAGTTTTTATCCATATCTGGGAAAAACGATCGCTCGTGAGTACTGAATACTCCGATATAAAATTCTATTTCCACAAAGCCCTCAAAAACAAAATACTGAATTACTACGCCTCAGAGCGGGTACGAAAACAGGTCTTGGAAAATTCAATGGAACGCATGGAGGCTTTTTCCAATTTGGATAGTCAGGCTTTTGCTAGGTATAAGGCGCTGGAGACTATTGTAGATGATTCGATCGACAAATTACCTAAATTGATGAAAGCAGTCTACCTCATGCGTTCCGACAATTATTCGATCACACAAATTGCCAAGGAACTCAATCTGGCGGAACAGACCGTTAAAAACTACCTGTCAGAGGCCAAAAAGATCATGCGGTACGAATTGACAAGACGATTTGCCGACCATGATTCTATATTTCTATTGCTTGCGGGCAGCGCTCTCCTTTATGGTTATTTAATATAA
- a CDS encoding FecR family protein, with product MNLERFKLIITDYLGGKSTEEERGHVDNWYESISNDDINPFIDANHREKIKQELFIRVGIAEAPVKEKKMQATAVRKFSWLSAAAAILVIGGISLLFFQHNPMSLSQKQTETIALLTETVTDAGELKEIQLPDGTSIFLNGNTRIRYDRKNFASNRRFFLDRGEAFFRVKRDTLHPFKIETGIVSVAVLGTSFNVNNSMSTKQVTVEVKTGRVRVANAKNGANHMLTAGKAVRYSVAHNDFETFDRDPAYINLWTQGGMQLNNIGFKELKEVIYNRFGVMLHTDNLNTDTFNYSLMIPHVQSLDQVLNIICNIHQIKFRREKNGIILYK from the coding sequence GTGAATTTAGAACGTTTTAAACTTATCATAACAGATTATCTCGGAGGAAAATCGACCGAGGAGGAAAGAGGTCATGTTGACAATTGGTACGAGTCGATTTCAAACGATGATATTAATCCCTTTATCGATGCAAATCATCGGGAAAAAATCAAACAAGAATTATTTATTCGTGTAGGAATAGCTGAAGCACCTGTCAAGGAAAAGAAGATGCAAGCCACAGCGGTCAGAAAATTCTCTTGGCTTTCAGCTGCAGCGGCTATTCTGGTTATAGGAGGTATCAGTCTGCTATTTTTTCAGCATAACCCGATGTCGCTTTCCCAAAAGCAGACAGAAACGATCGCATTATTGACAGAAACGGTCACGGATGCGGGCGAACTGAAAGAAATTCAGTTGCCTGATGGGACATCCATTTTTTTAAATGGAAATACGCGTATTCGCTACGATCGCAAAAATTTTGCTTCAAATAGAAGATTCTTTTTAGATCGAGGGGAGGCATTCTTTCGGGTCAAACGGGATACCTTACATCCATTTAAGATAGAAACAGGCATCGTTTCTGTCGCAGTCCTAGGAACATCCTTCAACGTTAACAATTCGATGTCTACTAAACAGGTGACGGTCGAAGTTAAAACGGGGCGTGTGCGTGTTGCAAATGCAAAAAATGGAGCGAACCATATGCTTACAGCAGGTAAGGCCGTACGGTATAGCGTAGCTCATAATGACTTTGAAACTTTCGATAGGGATCCAGCTTATATCAATCTTTGGACACAAGGCGGTATGCAATTGAATAACATCGGCTTCAAGGAACTAAAAGAAGTAATCTATAATCGCTTCGGCGTTATGCTGCATACCGACAATCTGAATACTGATACATTTAATTATTCACTGATGATACCGCATGTACAGTCATTGGATCAAGTGCTGAATATCATTTGCAATATTCATCAAATCAAATTTAGGAGGGAGAAAAATGGAATAATCTTATACAAATAA
- a CDS encoding SusC/RagA family TonB-linked outer membrane protein, translating into MYKIIKLTGLATKLALCSMVSCAVTNSHAGGLEKINRAYWDNINIHLSGGNAAQAVLQLSKQTGQAIGYDRSMLQLDRVLIAEKKFQNASFEEVLAYILNGTNIKSKRVSGGIVLVKNTGRQESYDLKLQLVDHTKQPIGGASVHIPLTGQSAFSNAKGEVTIRLAAGVYDVLISHVGYEKKELKDLKLDANTTGIRQVILNEDANELDEVVVTALGIKRQDRSLGYAVGKIKGEDINRVNNDNFLVGMAGRVPGVSISSTGPTGSSVNMVIRGASSLSTDNQPLFVVDGVPLMNSLNNVGQIGDDNKVDYGNAIANINPEDIDNISILKGPSAAALYGSRAGNGVVLITTKSGKNAEKMTIAVTSNTVFDIPYKFIELHNKFASGTLPWRPGDLPGNLVIEEESSVMVGAALDKGYKAVQWNSPLDENGKPIPTELKAYPNNIKNFVQTGVTSTNGISLSNRSEKLDYRFSYSNMANKGIIPNSDLFRNTLNINSTMRLRNSLTLGLSLDASRNNSNNRPAGNRGTNPMQAAYEVAPHINILDLQDYWLPGQEQIQQRSQSIGNHNNPYFLAYGVNNAFTRDRVFGNLRLDWTIKKDWTAMIRYATDIYWENRETKIPYSYTNEPRGAYGIVNLMNMEQNIDFLTAYTKKITDFQITGSLGGNLRYNRGKTVQNTSKNGAGLITPGLYTLANISPLNLDFYSTISERAINSVYGLINLSYRDMVYLDVTGRNDWSSTLPVNNRSYFYPSASLSVLANQVFSLPKTINLAKLRAGIARVGNDTYPYNLSNVLSNPGSWGDVLRLTRSGSLLVPNLKPEIATSYEFGLDLGMWNNRLKFEGTYYKLENKNQIISTTLPGSSGFNSKNINAGLLSSRGIELAVSGRPIARENWSWDVGVNWHRNRTRIDELSDGVEFYTFWTDGRGGARTYVGEEIGDLYDSKLVTVEDQSSPYYGFPILNKNGSWQAVRINNSRNKIGNFNPDFTMGLQSSLRYKKWTMNIAADMRFGGKFMSQTYRYFESNLTTQRFLDQMINPNGMTGETLRNYLVDNNLVRVQGNRYPIVGGPGEEYGGYPISVGGLVGNFGVFNPGVIAQYDDKGNIIGYTENLGGEGTKYIAYSDNYPWDFMNAATFDASFIKLRELSFSYDLTGKWLKRLGIENGSVGVYTRNLILWTKAKVGIDPEMAFQPETGVGFKQGIERYNVTPWSMPIGFKVNVTF; encoded by the coding sequence ATGTATAAAATAATTAAGCTTACCGGCCTTGCGACAAAGCTTGCGCTCTGCTCCATGGTCTCTTGTGCTGTAACCAATAGCCATGCTGGAGGATTGGAAAAGATCAATCGCGCTTATTGGGATAATATCAATATTCATTTGTCTGGTGGCAACGCCGCGCAGGCGGTACTGCAGTTGTCAAAACAAACAGGTCAAGCCATCGGCTACGATCGGAGTATGCTCCAATTAGATCGGGTGTTAATTGCCGAAAAGAAATTCCAGAATGCGAGCTTCGAAGAAGTCCTTGCCTATATTCTGAACGGAACCAACATCAAGTCAAAAAGAGTCTCAGGCGGTATTGTTCTTGTGAAAAATACGGGTAGACAAGAATCTTATGATTTGAAATTGCAGCTTGTCGATCACACAAAACAGCCTATTGGGGGAGCTTCTGTGCATATTCCATTGACTGGACAGAGCGCCTTTTCGAATGCCAAAGGTGAAGTGACTATTCGATTAGCTGCCGGCGTATACGATGTACTGATAAGCCATGTTGGCTATGAAAAAAAAGAGTTGAAGGATCTCAAGCTCGATGCCAACACGACAGGTATACGTCAGGTGATATTAAATGAAGATGCGAACGAATTGGATGAAGTGGTGGTAACCGCATTGGGTATCAAACGCCAAGACCGTTCACTGGGTTATGCTGTCGGTAAAATTAAGGGTGAGGATATCAATCGGGTCAACAATGATAATTTTCTGGTTGGTATGGCCGGAAGAGTACCCGGGGTTTCGATTAGTTCTACTGGACCCACTGGTTCCAGCGTGAATATGGTGATTCGTGGGGCATCATCGTTAAGTACAGACAACCAGCCGCTATTTGTCGTGGATGGAGTGCCCTTGATGAATAGTTTAAATAATGTTGGTCAGATCGGTGACGACAACAAAGTGGATTATGGTAATGCAATTGCCAATATCAACCCCGAAGATATTGACAATATTTCCATCTTGAAGGGACCAAGTGCAGCGGCGCTTTACGGCTCACGTGCGGGTAATGGTGTGGTGCTGATCACAACCAAAAGTGGTAAGAATGCGGAGAAGATGACTATTGCTGTGACTAGTAATACAGTATTTGATATTCCTTATAAATTTATTGAGTTGCATAACAAATTTGCCAGTGGCACCTTGCCATGGCGGCCAGGCGACCTACCCGGCAATTTAGTTATTGAGGAGGAGTCGAGTGTTATGGTAGGCGCTGCGCTAGATAAGGGCTATAAAGCTGTCCAATGGAATAGTCCACTTGACGAGAACGGTAAACCCATTCCTACGGAACTAAAAGCGTACCCCAATAATATCAAAAACTTTGTTCAGACTGGAGTGACAAGCACCAATGGGATTTCCCTGAGCAACAGAAGCGAAAAACTGGACTATCGTTTCTCTTATTCCAATATGGCCAATAAAGGTATTATCCCCAATTCGGATCTGTTTAGAAACACCTTGAATATCAATTCGACCATGCGCCTGCGCAATAGCCTGACATTGGGCCTCTCATTAGATGCCAGTAGAAATAACTCCAACAATAGACCTGCTGGAAATCGCGGAACCAATCCGATGCAAGCGGCCTATGAAGTTGCGCCTCACATCAATATTCTGGATTTGCAGGATTATTGGCTGCCGGGGCAGGAGCAGATTCAACAGCGTTCACAGTCTATTGGCAACCACAATAACCCGTACTTCCTTGCCTATGGGGTGAACAATGCTTTTACAAGAGACCGTGTCTTTGGAAATCTACGGTTAGATTGGACCATCAAAAAAGATTGGACGGCCATGATTCGGTACGCAACGGATATCTATTGGGAAAACAGGGAAACAAAAATCCCTTATAGTTATACGAACGAACCTAGAGGTGCTTATGGAATTGTTAATCTGATGAACATGGAACAGAATATCGACTTTCTGACGGCATATACAAAGAAGATCACCGACTTTCAGATCACAGGATCATTGGGTGGGAATTTGCGGTATAATCGTGGTAAAACCGTGCAAAATACATCAAAGAATGGCGCTGGACTCATCACGCCGGGGCTCTATACATTGGCCAATATCAGTCCACTGAACCTGGATTTCTACAGCACAATTTCTGAAAGAGCGATAAACAGTGTTTACGGACTGATCAATCTAAGTTACCGGGATATGGTTTATTTGGATGTGACTGGTCGTAATGACTGGTCCAGCACCTTACCTGTAAACAATCGATCCTATTTTTATCCTTCGGCATCTCTAAGTGTGTTGGCCAACCAGGTATTTTCTTTGCCTAAAACGATCAATTTGGCTAAGCTGAGAGCGGGTATTGCGCGCGTGGGAAATGATACTTATCCTTATAATCTTTCCAATGTACTGAGTAATCCAGGTAGCTGGGGTGATGTATTGCGGCTAACACGTTCAGGATCACTCTTGGTTCCTAACCTGAAGCCCGAAATTGCCACATCTTACGAATTTGGCTTGGATCTGGGTATGTGGAATAATCGATTGAAGTTTGAAGGAACATACTATAAGCTGGAGAACAAAAATCAAATTATTTCAACAACCTTACCGGGATCAAGCGGTTTCAATTCGAAAAATATCAATGCCGGACTGCTAAGCAGCCGAGGTATTGAACTTGCTGTTTCCGGGCGACCTATTGCCAGGGAAAATTGGTCCTGGGACGTTGGTGTCAATTGGCATCGCAATCGTACACGTATCGATGAGCTTTCTGATGGTGTAGAATTCTATACCTTTTGGACCGACGGTCGGGGTGGGGCACGTACCTATGTCGGGGAAGAGATCGGGGATCTGTACGATTCCAAGTTAGTGACCGTGGAGGATCAGTCGTCGCCGTATTATGGTTTTCCCATTCTCAATAAAAATGGTTCTTGGCAGGCTGTACGGATCAATAATAGTCGCAACAAAATCGGAAATTTTAATCCCGATTTCACGATGGGCCTACAGTCAAGCCTTCGCTATAAAAAATGGACGATGAATATTGCCGCAGATATGCGTTTTGGCGGGAAATTTATGTCGCAGACTTATCGCTATTTCGAATCGAACCTAACCACGCAACGTTTTCTTGACCAAATGATCAATCCCAATGGGATGACAGGTGAAACGCTGCGCAATTATTTGGTCGATAACAATCTTGTTCGTGTACAGGGCAATCGTTATCCCATTGTTGGAGGACCAGGCGAAGAGTATGGTGGTTATCCGATCAGTGTGGGTGGTCTTGTTGGCAATTTTGGCGTGTTTAATCCTGGTGTTATCGCACAATATGATGATAAAGGTAATATCATAGGTTATACGGAGAATCTGGGTGGTGAAGGAACAAAATATATCGCTTATTCAGACAATTACCCCTGGGATTTTATGAATGCAGCAACATTTGATGCATCTTTTATCAAGCTTCGGGAACTTTCCTTTAGCTATGATTTAACAGGAAAATGGCTGAAGCGTCTTGGGATAGAAAATGGTAGCGTGGGCGTTTATACCCGTAACCTGATCTTATGGACCAAAGCAAAAGTAGGTATAGATCCGGAAATGGCCTTCCAGCCAGAAACTGGTGTTGGATTTAAACAGGGGATTGAGCGCTATAACGTTACCCCTTGGTCAATGCCTATTGGATTTAAAGTAAATGTGACATTTTAA
- a CDS encoding SusD/RagB family nutrient-binding outer membrane lipoprotein, whose protein sequence is MKNQLKRFTMAVVGLGIVWNISACKDLTELNINPNGVSEEDANPNLLLPTILTGAAKKYNELSFSDLGGVMQHTQFDAWFNSHNDYEWTGGILSWEAYYGFLRDNELMRKRAEKLRLDFHKGVSLVMRAYLFGLVTDLWGDAPYTDALKAELGDAVYNFPKYDSQEIIYKGIIDELKQANDLLSRPDGSYEVLANADVYFGGKASKWRRFANSLALRYYMRISAKSADFAKQGIESIVANPDKFPLITSANDDVLMDFVGNNANDSWPSNTAYDASGSNFRRMKMCATLVERLQELGDPRLAVWAKKIEIPIEIRNTEPAGTDKIVNGVRIVSPDVVKGIPVDTDKEYVGLPPSVSKNPSAYNLNPTPGQTSINPHVSYLNDSYRSAKGSLLKARLLSAAEVNFILAEAAWKGWGMPESAKTYYERAIQESLASWGKAADYSNYIRQKGVTFENTQVQIIEQKWIASWTTAAQSWFDYRRTGYPALKAGPAAIRTQLPVRVPYMQTEMSVNQKNAEEALKRIEKTAYSQADNENSAWSKPWLLQGTNKPW, encoded by the coding sequence ATGAAAAATCAGTTGAAGAGATTCACCATGGCTGTAGTAGGTCTTGGTATAGTATGGAATATTTCAGCTTGTAAAGATCTGACTGAACTTAATATCAATCCAAACGGTGTAAGTGAGGAAGATGCCAATCCCAATCTGTTGTTACCGACAATATTGACAGGAGCAGCAAAAAAATACAATGAGTTGAGTTTCTCAGATCTTGGCGGAGTCATGCAGCACACGCAGTTTGATGCTTGGTTCAATTCACATAATGATTACGAGTGGACTGGAGGAATTTTGAGCTGGGAAGCTTATTATGGCTTTTTACGTGACAATGAACTTATGCGTAAACGCGCGGAGAAATTGAGGCTAGATTTCCATAAAGGAGTTTCGCTGGTGATGCGCGCTTACTTATTTGGTTTGGTGACCGATCTCTGGGGGGACGCACCTTATACCGATGCCTTAAAAGCGGAACTGGGAGATGCTGTATATAATTTTCCGAAATACGATAGCCAGGAAATAATCTATAAGGGAATTATCGACGAGTTGAAACAAGCGAACGACCTTCTATCCCGTCCCGATGGTTCCTATGAGGTACTGGCTAATGCGGATGTTTACTTTGGCGGAAAAGCTTCAAAATGGCGCCGTTTTGCCAATTCGTTGGCCTTACGGTATTATATGCGAATTTCAGCAAAGTCTGCGGACTTTGCCAAACAGGGGATTGAAAGTATTGTTGCCAACCCCGATAAATTTCCACTTATTACAAGTGCAAACGATGATGTGTTGATGGATTTTGTTGGTAATAATGCAAATGACTCCTGGCCGTCAAATACCGCTTATGATGCCAGTGGAAGTAATTTTAGACGCATGAAAATGTGTGCAACATTAGTTGAACGGCTGCAAGAACTGGGCGACCCTCGTCTAGCGGTTTGGGCGAAAAAGATAGAGATCCCTATTGAAATCCGTAATACTGAACCTGCAGGTACAGATAAGATCGTCAATGGTGTCCGGATTGTATCACCGGATGTTGTCAAAGGTATTCCGGTGGATACCGATAAGGAGTATGTTGGACTGCCGCCAAGTGTTTCTAAAAATCCTTCAGCCTACAATCTCAACCCAACACCAGGGCAGACCTCAATCAACCCGCATGTTTCTTACCTGAATGATAGCTATCGTTCGGCGAAGGGAAGTTTATTAAAAGCACGATTGCTTTCTGCTGCCGAAGTTAATTTTATTTTAGCTGAAGCGGCTTGGAAAGGATGGGGGATGCCTGAGTCAGCGAAGACCTATTATGAGCGTGCTATACAGGAGTCGCTGGCAAGCTGGGGAAAGGCGGCAGACTATTCCAATTATATCCGTCAGAAAGGTGTGACGTTTGAAAATACCCAAGTGCAGATTATCGAACAAAAATGGATCGCCAGTTGGACAACTGCCGCACAGTCCTGGTTTGATTACCGTCGCACAGGGTACCCCGCTTTAAAGGCCGGCCCCGCAGCCATTCGAACACAGCTTCCTGTTCGCGTACCTTATATGCAAACCGAAATGAGTGTGAATCAGAAAAATGCTGAAGAGGCCTTGAAACGTATTGAAAAGACCGCTTATTCACAAGCGGATAATGAAAATAGTGCTTGGTCAAAACCTTGGTTATTGCAAGGGACAAACAAGCCCTGGTAA
- a CDS encoding metallophosphoesterase family protein, with product MKIKHILLAVVLCCTLLEGKSQTDNNAKQPDRVTLTWSDNPSNTQSVSWRINADRTKIIGQITEEQSNPELEKNATTINGTALSLERGQQEDAYGQVTFRDLKPGTVYAYRVGDGSNWSAWNQFRTAERSGAFSFIYLGDAQNDLRSRWARAIRRAFQQEANARFIVHAGDLINRSNADEEWAEWHEAAGFIHQMIPAVPTPGNHEYRRDSLGKLVLDPHWKVQFNLPKNGPEGMQDAVYYLDYQDLRMISLNSQLIMLDSTAAATQEKWLEKVLASSTKKWNIVVMHHPVYSTAKNRDNTILRERFKPIFEKYGVDLVLQGHDHTYARGGLGKKRPVYLLSVAGPKMYESDSERWMEVATSQTQLYQVIKLTADKLYFSSYKLNGQLFDSFELSKK from the coding sequence ATGAAAATCAAACATATTCTTCTAGCTGTAGTACTATGCTGCACTTTATTGGAAGGGAAAAGCCAGACGGATAATAACGCCAAACAACCTGATCGGGTTACGTTGACCTGGTCCGATAATCCCAGCAATACACAGTCTGTTTCTTGGCGGATCAATGCGGATAGGACTAAAATCATTGGTCAGATTACCGAAGAACAGAGCAATCCGGAACTTGAGAAAAATGCAACTACAATAAATGGAACAGCGCTATCTCTCGAGCGAGGACAGCAAGAGGATGCTTATGGACAGGTAACCTTCCGTGACCTGAAACCCGGTACAGTTTATGCCTATCGCGTTGGAGATGGCAGCAATTGGAGTGCCTGGAACCAATTCAGAACTGCGGAGCGTTCAGGCGCGTTTTCATTTATCTATTTGGGCGATGCGCAGAACGACCTACGTTCACGTTGGGCACGTGCCATTCGTCGTGCTTTCCAGCAGGAAGCAAATGCTCGTTTTATTGTTCACGCGGGCGATCTGATCAATCGTTCAAATGCGGATGAGGAATGGGCAGAATGGCATGAGGCCGCAGGATTTATTCATCAGATGATCCCTGCTGTTCCAACACCCGGGAATCACGAGTACCGTCGCGATTCGTTGGGGAAACTTGTCTTGGATCCGCATTGGAAAGTACAATTCAACTTGCCGAAGAATGGACCTGAGGGAATGCAGGATGCTGTTTATTACCTCGATTATCAGGACCTTCGTATGATCTCTCTAAATTCGCAATTGATTATGCTGGATTCGACTGCAGCAGCAACGCAGGAAAAATGGCTTGAAAAAGTACTGGCATCGTCAACAAAAAAATGGAACATTGTTGTCATGCACCATCCCGTATACTCCACGGCAAAAAATCGTGACAATACCATCTTGAGAGAACGTTTCAAACCTATTTTCGAGAAATATGGTGTCGATTTGGTCCTTCAGGGGCACGATCATACCTATGCTCGTGGCGGGCTGGGTAAAAAGCGACCTGTCTATCTCCTGTCTGTAGCGGGGCCTAAGATGTATGAATCAGATTCTGAGCGCTGGATGGAAGTTGCAACCTCACAGACGCAATTGTATCAGGTGATCAAACTGACCGCTGATAAACTGTATTTTTCAAGCTACAAGTTGAATGGGCAGTTGTTTGATTCATTCGAGTTGTCGAAAAAGTAG